One Algoriphagus sp. Y33 genomic window, TCGCGGAAAGACTTGTGCTTCTTATTGGAATCATTTGGAAGTAAACTAGTCACCAGTAAAAAAAGTAAGATAAATACTTGTTTCATAGTCTTCAATATAGGTGTTTTCTTATCCTATTTTGATACAAAATCAATCCCCTCAAAATCTATAAGAATTTCTAGCCTAATCTATTGAGGGTTGAATATGTGGGGGAAGCCTAAAATCAGAGTAGGATCCTGATTTCTTTTTCTCGCTACTTGTATTTTGTGTCTTGAAATCAGCATCCGCAATCCTTCATCAAGTTTTTGACCCCCTTTCGGGTAGAAATTGAGACTGCCTTATAAAGAGAGCCGAAATTCAAATCCATAGTTTGACCATCGCCTATGGGAATAGGAAGTCCGTTTATCGTGGTTTCTATAGCATAATCAGAAATAATATCACCGGTGGCGGTTTCCATCAGTGCCACTCGAAGGAAACTTTTGATATGGGTGTCGCTCTCCCAATAGCTGGGAGAATTAAAGTCTGACGGATCAGTTCTTTCCCAATTTCCAGACCAAGCCAATTCTCCTAAGCTAAGTCCCAAGAGATATGGGATTCCCAACTCTAGGTTAATGTTGGCCCGCTGAATAGGATCATTGACATCTTTGATGCCCGCATTTAGAAGCTCGTACTCCATTTGATCATATATTGTCACGTTGGTAAAGCCCTCGTCCTGAAAGATCTCCACAATCATTTTTTCCAACCGGTTCTGTTCTGAGATAGAGAGCCGCCTAAAGCTTTCTTTCCAGTTTAGCGGAAGTAGTAAAACTCCATCTTGTTGTGCTAAGCAAATATGACAGCTGATTCTAGGGTAAATCTTGGTAGAAGTGCAAGCGGAAAATGCTATTAGGGTAAATAGCAGTAAAATCCCTTTTTTCATAAGGTGTATAATTATTTTTTCTCATTTTGAAAGAAAGTAGATCGGTAACAATTTAGATAGGTTGAAGCAGAATCATAACCTGTATCCGAAACGTATATGAAGATTTGCTGCTAACTCTCCCTCATTAGAAGTGTAACCGTAGGATTTTTGGAAATAGTGAATGTATCCAAGTCCAATACCTGTCTCAAATATAAACTGACGTGATACTGCACGACGGATTCCCCAGGTTGGTATGATAGATAAATCAGGAACTCTTTTGTCGTAGTAATTTGAAATGATAAATAGATCAGGATGGAAACTGGTTTTCAATGAGAAAAAGTTGCCAAAGTTCCCTTTTGTTGTCCTTCCTTTTTTGGCTCGCTTTTCTAGATTATAATACCATCTAGGTTCAGCCGTAAATACAGGGGTAAAAATATATCCTGAATCATAAGTGTTCCACCATAGCCCAGCATCAAGACCAACTTCAGTTCTTATAGCTAATTGATCCGAAAGTCTATATTCCTTGTTTAGCCAAACACCCAGTAATCCAGTGTGGATCTCTACTCTATTGGTAGTCACAGGAGCGTCTTGAGCATGTGTGAGTGAGAATGAAAAAATAAGCAATAAGAGCGCAAGAAGGCATTTCATAAGGACTAGGAAATTAATTTGTTGCAAAACTATTCTTTTTTTCAGCATCCGACATCCGGCCTCCAACATCCATCATTTATTTCCTAGGATGAAAATCAGTCAGCACCTGCCTCAAATAATCCCTATCCAAGTGCGTATAGATTTCTGTGGTCGTAATGCTTTCATGGCCAAGCATTTCCTGCACAGCACGTAGATCGGCTCCTCCTTCGATAAGATGCGTGGCAAAGGAATGCCTGAAGGTGTGTGGGGAAATATTTTTTTCTATTCCTGCTTGCTCAGCGGTCTTTTTGATAATCAGGAAGATCATTACCCTGGAAAGTTTCTTGCCTCTTCGGTTCAGAAAAACATATTCTTCATGGCCTTTGGCGATGGGTTGATGTACCCGAACCTCATCTTTATAGATATTCAGGTATTTCAGTGCATCCTTTCCTATGGGGACCAGGCGTTCTTTATTTCCCTTGCCCGTCACCCTCAGAAACCCGACGTCTTCAAACACCTGTCCTTTTTTTAATTCTGTAAGTTCGGATACCCGCAAGCCTGAACTGTAAAGCATCTCCAGTATTGCACGGTTACGATGGCCTTCAGGCTCACCAAGTGGAATTGCCTCCAAAAGCTGCACAATTTCCTGATAGCTTAGCGTATCGGGGAGTTTTCTTCCAAGTTTTGGAGCTTCGAGTAGCTGGGCAGGATCTTCGGTGATTCTGTCCTCATACATCAGGTATTTGTAAAAAGCCTTGATTCCTGATACAATTCTGGCGTGGGTGTATTCTGATATTTCGAGTTTGGCGAGCTCGTTTACAAACTTTCTCAGATGTTCCAGTTCCAGTGTCAAAGGGCTTTGATCGGGAAAATTTGCATCACTGTATTTTGCGAGTTTTTCCACATCACGGGCATAAGCATCAATAGAATTCCCACTAAGTGAGCGCTCAAGTTTGAGGTAATGTCGGAATTGCTTGATGTGGTTTTGCCAAAGACTACTCATTGGAAGATTGGAATGGCTAAAAATTGGAAATTCAAATTTTGAAAATTTTCAATATTCCTTGATTGGCGATCATGTCAAAATCTCTATCCTGATGCCAAATTGGGACATTGTACTTAACTGCATACCAAGCAATCAAGCAGTCATTGCTTTTGCGGATAGTTACCCCTTTTTGTCTCAAACCTGAATAGATTTGAACTGAACCTAAGGCTGCTTCGTATGGATCGGCATTTAGGCGAGTCAAACTTGATAATTTTTGGGAAAGAATTCGAAAGTCCTTTTCGTCTTTTGTTCCCTGCAGAATCTCCTGATAAATAGGAGGGCAAATAACAATTAAATCCTCATCGATTAGTGTATCTAGTCTTTCAGAGATAACTGAATAAGGATTATTAAAAAAATTGATCCAAATAGAGGTGTCAGGAAGAACAAGCATCGTATTAGCTCTCTCTCATTTCGTCAAGTTTTCCTTCCCAAATGATTTTTCCCCTTAGATCACTCAATTCACGGAGTTTGATTTTACGTAAGAATTCACGCAGTGCTTTATCGACAACCTCTTTTTTGGTTTTAAGGGCAGTCTTATCAAGAATTTCATTCATCAATTCCTCATCAATTTCAATATTAGTTCTCATAACATCAGTATTTATACACCAAATTACGAAAAATCATACACAAAAGTTTCTCTTTCATAAGAATGTTTTTCAACCTTAAAACCTTCTATCCTTTCCACTTTAAAACCTGAAAATCCTTTTAACTTTGAGCCGATATCCATCAAACCGAATTTTGTTTTGAAAATCCTGATCATTAACGGCCCGAATCTTAATCTTCTTGGGAAAAGAGAGCCTGAAGTCTATGGAAGCACTTCGTTTGAAGAATATTTCGAAGAATTAAAAAGTACTTTTTCTGAAGTTGAACTTCACTACTACCAAAGCAATGTGGAGGGAGAGCTGATTAATAAGATTCACGAAGTTGGGTTTTCCTTTGATGCAATTCTGCTCAATGCAGGTGGCTATACCCATACTTCGGTGGCTATATCCGATGCCATCGCCGGGGTGACTACGCCTACGCTGGAAGTACATATCTCGAACATCTATAAGCGGGAAGAATTCCGCCACAAAAGCATTATTTCCAAGTCCTGCGTCGGAATGATCTCCGGACTTGGCCTAAAGGGCTACGAACTTGGAATCCGCTATTTCCTATAACCGAACAACCTATGCTCACATTTGCACCCGGGCCATCCAAAGTTTACGATGCCCTACCTACTTATTTGCAAGATGCCTACAATGAAGGTATTCTAAGCGCCAATCATCGGAGCAGTGCGTTTATGTCTTTGTACCAAGAGACCGAACAACTGATGCGTGAGAAGCTTCACATGCCGGAAGATTACAAACTGCTCTTCACCTCCAGTGCTACCGAGAATTGGGAGATTATCACCCAGTCCATAGTGCAGCAGGCTAGTTTTCATATTTATTCAGGTTCATTTGGAAAAAAATGGATAGGCTTTGCAAAGCATATCAACCCTGCTACTGATGGACTGAAAATCGAAGCGAATGAAGCAATAGATGTGGCATCAATGGAGATCTCAGGAGACTTTGATGTGATTGCGCTCACGCAAAATGAAACTGCCAATGCGACTCAGGTACCGATGTCGGTGATTAGGTCTATTAAAGATAAATATCCCGAGAAAATGCTTGCAGTGGATACGACTTCTTCCATGGCCGGGATAGAATTGGATTTTGAATTGGCGGATATTTGGTATGCATCGGTACAAAAATGCTTCGGTCTTCCGGCGGGCTTGGGAATACTTATTCTTTCACCCAAAGCCATAGAGAAATGTGAAAGCAAGGGAGAAAAAGGAAGGTATAACAGCTTGAGTTTTATGCTGGAAAATGCTGCCGGTTATCAGACACACTATACCCCCAATGTACTTGGGATCTATTTACTCAATCGGGTTTTGAAAGATCTGGAAGAAGTTCAGCATATCGATGCCAATCTCCGTGGACGTATGCAAAAGTTGGAAACTGCAGTGGCTCAGTCTAAGTCCCTTCGGATGCTGGTGGATAATGCAGAAACGAGAAGCACTACCGTCTTGGCAGTAACAGGCTCTGAGGAGTTGATCGCTTCGGTAAAGAAAGATGCCGAAAAAGAGGGAATGCAACTTGGATCAGGTTATGGGCCTCATAAACCAACGAGCTTCCGGGTAGCAAATTTCCCTGCGATTACTAATGCAGAAATGGATAAGTTGATTAAGTTTCTAG contains:
- the xerD gene encoding site-specific tyrosine recombinase XerD, yielding MSSLWQNHIKQFRHYLKLERSLSGNSIDAYARDVEKLAKYSDANFPDQSPLTLELEHLRKFVNELAKLEISEYTHARIVSGIKAFYKYLMYEDRITEDPAQLLEAPKLGRKLPDTLSYQEIVQLLEAIPLGEPEGHRNRAILEMLYSSGLRVSELTELKKGQVFEDVGFLRVTGKGNKERLVPIGKDALKYLNIYKDEVRVHQPIAKGHEEYVFLNRRGKKLSRVMIFLIIKKTAEQAGIEKNISPHTFRHSFATHLIEGGADLRAVQEMLGHESITTTEIYTHLDRDYLRQVLTDFHPRK
- a CDS encoding PIN domain-containing protein codes for the protein MLVLPDTSIWINFFNNPYSVISERLDTLIDEDLIVICPPIYQEILQGTKDEKDFRILSQKLSSLTRLNADPYEAALGSVQIYSGLRQKGVTIRKSNDCLIAWYAVKYNVPIWHQDRDFDMIANQGILKIFKI
- the aroQ gene encoding type II 3-dehydroquinate dehydratase — its product is MKILIINGPNLNLLGKREPEVYGSTSFEEYFEELKSTFSEVELHYYQSNVEGELINKIHEVGFSFDAILLNAGGYTHTSVAISDAIAGVTTPTLEVHISNIYKREEFRHKSIISKSCVGMISGLGLKGYELGIRYFL
- a CDS encoding type II toxin-antitoxin system VapB family antitoxin produces the protein MRTNIEIDEELMNEILDKTALKTKKEVVDKALREFLRKIKLRELSDLRGKIIWEGKLDEMRES
- a CDS encoding DUF3575 domain-containing protein, with translation MKCLLALLLLIFSFSLTHAQDAPVTTNRVEIHTGLLGVWLNKEYRLSDQLAIRTEVGLDAGLWWNTYDSGYIFTPVFTAEPRWYYNLEKRAKKGRTTKGNFGNFFSLKTSFHPDLFIISNYYDKRVPDLSIIPTWGIRRAVSRQFIFETGIGLGYIHYFQKSYGYTSNEGELAANLHIRFGYRL
- a CDS encoding aminotransferase class V-fold PLP-dependent enzyme; translated protein: MLTFAPGPSKVYDALPTYLQDAYNEGILSANHRSSAFMSLYQETEQLMREKLHMPEDYKLLFTSSATENWEIITQSIVQQASFHIYSGSFGKKWIGFAKHINPATDGLKIEANEAIDVASMEISGDFDVIALTQNETANATQVPMSVIRSIKDKYPEKMLAVDTTSSMAGIELDFELADIWYASVQKCFGLPAGLGILILSPKAIEKCESKGEKGRYNSLSFMLENAAGYQTHYTPNVLGIYLLNRVLKDLEEVQHIDANLRGRMQKLETAVAQSKSLRMLVDNAETRSTTVLAVTGSEELIASVKKDAEKEGMQLGSGYGPHKPTSFRVANFPAITNAEMDKLIKFLGRF